In the genome of Acidobacteriota bacterium, one region contains:
- a CDS encoding GWxTD domain-containing protein — MRGRGIALAVAALLVFLSVAPATAKPRKTLRKWSQGPVRWLMLPDEERALREVRSDNEAADFIRRFWERRDPDTSDGINPAQETFWQRVEAADRLYEEDGQRGSLTVRGGVLVLFGSAPVFRLRQQAAPALTPARPPRAQGFAVTRITIEEWEYHADGLPPYLAALVRDDGYERVIFKFLIEEDRTRFVEGEEFLDLAAIAAINHF; from the coding sequence CTGAGAGGCCGAGGGATCGCCCTGGCGGTTGCGGCGCTCCTGGTTTTCCTCTCCGTCGCCCCGGCGACGGCCAAGCCGCGCAAGACCCTGCGCAAGTGGTCTCAAGGACCGGTACGCTGGCTTATGCTGCCGGACGAGGAGCGCGCCCTGCGCGAGGTGCGCTCGGACAACGAAGCCGCCGACTTCATTCGCCGCTTCTGGGAACGACGCGATCCCGACACCTCCGACGGCATCAACCCGGCCCAGGAGACCTTCTGGCAGCGGGTCGAAGCCGCCGATCGCCTCTACGAAGAGGACGGCCAACGCGGCAGCTTGACGGTGCGCGGTGGCGTGCTGGTGCTGTTCGGCTCGGCACCGGTCTTCCGTCTGCGCCAGCAGGCGGCACCGGCCCTCACCCCAGCCCGACCGCCGCGCGCCCAGGGCTTCGCCGTCACCCGCATCACCATCGAGGAGTGGGAGTACCACGCCGACGGCCTGCCGCCCTATCTCGCCGCCTTGGTCCGAGATGACGGCTACGAACGGGTGATCTTCAAGTTCCTGATCGAAGAAGATCGCACCCGCTTCGTCGAAGGCGAGGAGTTCCTCGACCTCGCCGCCATCGCCGCGATCAACCATTTCTAA
- a CDS encoding DUF3467 domain-containing protein, translating into MAKEKQGLNVKIDDDELKGRYSNLLRITHTREEFILDFINLVPPQGIVTSRIVASPGHLKRIIGALEANVKRYEENHGPIREAPPPDLEGSVN; encoded by the coding sequence ATGGCCAAGGAGAAGCAAGGTCTCAACGTCAAGATCGACGACGATGAGCTCAAGGGGAGGTACTCGAACCTCCTGCGCATCACCCACACGCGGGAAGAGTTCATCCTCGACTTCATCAATCTGGTGCCGCCGCAGGGCATCGTCACCTCGCGGATCGTCGCCAGCCCGGGACACCTGAAGCGCATCATCGGAGCCCTCGAAGCCAACGTCAAACGCTACGAGGAGAACCACGGCCCGATTCGCGAAGCGCCGCCGCCGGATCTCGAGGGGAGCGTCAACTGA
- a CDS encoding ABC transporter substrate-binding protein: MKGRKLVLALSLLPALAALLTTSCSSDRPVPIGVVLPLSGTDAMYGAPILRGIELAAAELAPAITLEVLDSAGQPDQAARQLAAAFDAGAPAAIGGVTTAEAEAMLPVLNERERILISPFASRDHLAADSPGFFRVCPTAFREGTKLANYATQTLELTPLASLEMGASDLMAAITTEVTRQGAEFVAQESASSEEDLPGAAQRLLAASPQGIFLAVNGSALEAAVGALRDAGFEGFILTSSAFAAPQLVQGERTEKVLFARTVFDPADDAPPVQSFSQAYRERYGEDPELLAAYGYDALRVLALGLAEKGRLPGELRKGIRALEGTPGVSGPMQFDEKGNAAKFPRVYAVEAGQVVDYEDFRQRRLKELRERYNQLLQEQSRRGG, from the coding sequence ATGAAAGGACGAAAGCTCGTACTCGCTCTGTCTTTGCTTCCCGCCCTGGCCGCCCTCCTCACCACTTCCTGCAGCAGCGATCGCCCGGTACCGATCGGCGTCGTCTTACCCCTCAGCGGCACGGACGCGATGTACGGCGCTCCGATCCTGCGCGGCATCGAGCTCGCCGCCGCCGAGCTCGCGCCGGCCATCACCCTCGAAGTGCTCGACAGCGCCGGCCAGCCCGATCAGGCCGCCCGCCAGCTCGCCGCCGCCTTCGATGCCGGCGCCCCGGCGGCTATCGGCGGCGTGACCACCGCCGAGGCCGAGGCCATGTTGCCGGTGCTCAACGAGCGCGAGCGCATCCTGATCTCGCCGTTCGCTTCCCGCGATCACCTGGCCGCTGACTCGCCGGGGTTCTTCCGTGTCTGCCCGACGGCCTTCCGCGAGGGCACCAAGCTCGCCAATTACGCCACCCAGACCCTCGAGCTGACGCCCCTGGCGAGCCTCGAGATGGGGGCCTCGGACCTGATGGCCGCAATCACCACGGAAGTCACCCGGCAGGGAGCGGAGTTCGTCGCCCAGGAGTCCGCGAGCTCCGAGGAAGACCTCCCGGGGGCCGCCCAGCGGTTGCTCGCCGCTTCACCCCAAGGCATCTTTCTGGCGGTCAACGGGAGCGCCCTCGAAGCCGCCGTCGGGGCCCTCCGGGATGCCGGCTTCGAAGGCTTCATCCTGACCTCGTCGGCCTTCGCCGCACCGCAGCTGGTGCAAGGAGAGCGCACCGAGAAGGTGCTCTTCGCGCGCACCGTCTTCGACCCCGCCGACGACGCTCCGCCGGTGCAGTCCTTCAGCCAGGCCTATCGCGAGCGCTACGGCGAGGACCCCGAGCTGCTGGCGGCCTACGGCTATGACGCCCTCCGCGTTCTCGCCCTCGGGCTGGCCGAGAAAGGGCGCCTGCCGGGCGAGCTGCGCAAGGGAATCCGCGCCCTCGAAGGCACTCCCGGGGTCAGCGGCCCAATGCAGTTCGACGAAAAAGGCAACGCCGCCAAGTTCCCGCGGGTCTACGCCGTGGAGGCTGGTCAGGTGGTCGACTACGAAGACTTTCGGCAGCGTCGACTGAAAGAGCTCCGGGAGCGCTACAATCAGCTTTTGCAGGAGCAAAGCCGCCGCGGCGGCTGA
- a CDS encoding M1 family aminopeptidase, translated as MTRSLFALSLLVVLMTGSAAASSLSNTFYAIEEPVVGEPFPWGDGLEIGRAKITPKAGAQGRLLWAAGEPVGVWLAGGFDLRYAIDDRFSAQVARRNFRTASSLAPRADGDGLTAAMALQGAVLWSWDLGREQAEKQQATAPEESAGSLPSWLSKALEDPFFESPAANLLAFRHLGRPGGQVALLHGSEDWLLVVDPVVDREERLYRLDSLNAAEGGSDFKGSYVGYDLAAQPIGRNWWDRPQAPCVTTSTRLTIENPGDRLVKVSSRLEVQATRGGLGIWRVSLRNWMFYDSKQHPITVSSVKVNGESADYVHDRGELFIRFPQPLSAGQTAVVEVENQGNMAYRPNNDSYWSLGTWPWYPQPPLNGEFSQLEIELRVPQPFTPYASGKTVERTSGDGFSRVKTRLDKPMQFPVVVAGKYTEVASSMNGIDASVAAYAGGKERASKQLLKNFHAAADYYSKLFGVPLPFTEMNVVEINSWGFGQAPPGVIFITREAYDPIGNITSRFFSQGVNERYVHEVAHSWWGHVIKMDSLEEQWLTESFAEYSAALALQAMRGGGKKGQREFDKLLRQWQSRAREIDDGGSIYLANRLSGKEDRDFRDRTFLLYAKGPLVLHALRQELAKQYGSAEQGDRYFFALLRTLTTNFNVQFGETRHLVGILNEITQKDWQPWFEKYVYGTEMPKLK; from the coding sequence ATGACTCGCTCCCTCTTTGCACTCTCTCTGCTGGTGGTTCTGATGACCGGATCGGCCGCCGCCAGCAGCCTATCGAACACCTTCTACGCGATCGAAGAGCCGGTCGTCGGAGAGCCGTTCCCATGGGGCGACGGGCTCGAGATCGGCCGCGCCAAGATCACCCCGAAGGCAGGCGCCCAGGGGCGCCTGCTGTGGGCCGCCGGCGAGCCGGTGGGAGTCTGGTTGGCAGGCGGCTTCGACCTCCGCTACGCCATCGACGACCGCTTCAGCGCCCAGGTGGCGCGCCGCAACTTCCGTACCGCCTCTTCCCTCGCGCCGCGCGCCGACGGCGATGGGCTGACCGCCGCCATGGCGCTGCAGGGGGCCGTGCTGTGGAGCTGGGACCTCGGCCGCGAGCAGGCCGAGAAGCAGCAAGCCACGGCACCGGAGGAAAGCGCTGGAAGTCTGCCGAGCTGGCTCAGCAAGGCCCTCGAGGATCCGTTCTTCGAATCCCCGGCAGCGAACCTGCTGGCGTTCCGCCACCTCGGACGGCCCGGCGGCCAGGTCGCCCTGCTGCACGGCAGCGAAGACTGGCTCCTGGTGGTCGATCCAGTGGTCGACCGGGAGGAACGGCTCTATCGCCTCGACTCCCTCAACGCTGCCGAGGGCGGCTCGGACTTCAAGGGCAGCTACGTCGGCTACGACCTGGCGGCCCAGCCCATCGGTCGCAACTGGTGGGACCGTCCGCAAGCCCCCTGCGTCACCACCAGCACGCGCTTGACCATCGAGAACCCGGGGGATCGCCTGGTCAAGGTCTCCTCGCGGCTCGAGGTGCAGGCCACCCGAGGCGGCCTCGGCATCTGGCGAGTGAGCCTGCGCAACTGGATGTTCTACGACTCCAAGCAGCACCCGATCACGGTCAGCTCGGTGAAGGTGAACGGCGAGAGCGCCGACTATGTGCACGATCGTGGCGAGCTCTTCATCCGCTTCCCACAACCGCTTTCGGCCGGTCAAACGGCGGTCGTCGAGGTCGAGAACCAGGGCAACATGGCCTATCGTCCGAACAATGACAGCTATTGGTCTCTCGGCACCTGGCCGTGGTACCCACAGCCGCCCCTGAACGGCGAATTCTCACAGCTCGAGATCGAGCTGCGGGTTCCCCAGCCGTTCACCCCCTACGCCTCCGGCAAGACCGTCGAGCGCACCTCCGGGGATGGTTTCTCCCGCGTCAAGACTCGTCTCGACAAGCCGATGCAGTTTCCGGTGGTGGTGGCCGGCAAGTACACCGAGGTCGCCAGCTCGATGAACGGTATCGACGCCTCGGTGGCCGCCTACGCCGGCGGCAAGGAGCGCGCCTCGAAACAGCTCCTGAAGAACTTCCACGCCGCCGCCGACTACTACAGCAAGCTCTTCGGCGTGCCCTTGCCCTTCACCGAGATGAATGTCGTCGAAATCAACTCCTGGGGGTTCGGCCAGGCGCCCCCGGGAGTGATCTTCATCACCCGCGAGGCCTACGACCCGATCGGCAACATCACCAGCCGCTTCTTCTCTCAAGGGGTCAACGAACGCTATGTCCACGAGGTTGCCCATAGCTGGTGGGGCCACGTCATCAAGATGGACTCCCTGGAAGAGCAGTGGCTGACCGAGAGCTTCGCCGAGTACTCCGCGGCCCTCGCCCTGCAGGCGATGCGCGGTGGCGGCAAGAAGGGCCAGCGCGAGTTCGACAAGCTGCTGCGCCAGTGGCAGAGCCGCGCCCGGGAGATCGATGATGGCGGCAGCATCTATCTCGCCAACCGCCTCTCCGGCAAAGAAGACCGCGACTTTCGCGACCGTACGTTCCTGCTCTACGCCAAGGGGCCGCTGGTACTCCACGCCCTGCGGCAGGAGCTCGCCAAGCAATACGGCAGCGCCGAGCAGGGCGACCGCTACTTCTTCGCCTTGCTGCGCACCCTGACCACCAACTTCAACGTCCAGTTCGGCGAAACCCGCCACCTGGTGGGCATCCTCAACGAGATCACCCAGAAGGACTGGCAGCCGTGGTTCGAAAAGTACGTCTACGGCACGGAGATGCCGAAGCTGAAGTGA